In Archocentrus centrarchus isolate MPI-CPG fArcCen1 chromosome 1, fArcCen1, whole genome shotgun sequence, the following proteins share a genomic window:
- the gpr108 gene encoding protein GPR108 yields MAVAHRVCFAAVFLFALLLPGCETRIHKLTLKNETRHTIDLNNFGFYANATLDVHLSSLRIQESLVDFVKYPVGFSLSRSRVNGVLSYTAEESETCPLTLKKSTNDEPLILFLIDTKKQSVNVSVIGAQDNILMAKEKHEADKGQKKVKRAAADSSNSKKEKTALPQAPAANQSDGKSVQNPKAEADNVEGTFDLSKKKQLTLELGNIDGTYNFSFHMVFGSKAEGLYSLKFHYCQNREPGIDRPYSFTVEVTEKNPGAYLSAAEIPLSRLYLCMAGVFFAAAVVWVYNLMKHSYSVFKIHWLMAALAFTKSTSLFFHSVNYHFINTEGHPIEGWAVMYYITHLLKGALLFITLALIGTGWAFVKYILSDKEKKIFMIVIPLQVLANVAYIIIESTEEGSSEYYVWKEILFLVDLICCGAILFPVVWSIRHLQEASSTDGKAAMNLEKLKLFRHYYVMIVCYIYFTRIIAILLKITMPFQWQWCYEFLVEVSTLIFFVLTGYKFRPASNNPYLQLPQDEDDVENDEVVTESGALEGISKVKKTSNGREHQKESTL; encoded by the exons ATGGCGGTGGCGCACAGAGTCTGTTTTGCGGCTGTATTTTTATTCGCATTACTTCTGCCTGGGTGCGAAACAAGGATACACAAGCTCACCCTGAAG AATGAAACTCGCCACACCATCGACCTCAACAACTTTGGCTTCTACGCCAACGCAACTTTGGATGTCCACCTGTCCTCACTGCGGATCCAGGAGTCCCTCGTGGACTTCGTGAAATACCCA GTTGGGTTCAGCTTGTCCAGATCACGTGTTAATGGAGTCTTGTCCTACACA GCAGAAGAGTCAGAGACATGCCCGCTCACGCTTAAGAAGTCAACCAATGACGAGCCTCTCATTCTTTTTCTTATTGATACCAAGAAACAAAG tGTCAATGTGAGTGTTATAGGTGCCCAAGACAACATACTGATGGCAAAGGAAAAGCATGAAGCAGACAAAG GTCAGAAGAAAGTCAAACGTGCAGCAGCTGATTCATCAAACagtaagaaggaaaaaacagCCCTGCCCCAGGCACCAGCTGCTAATCAGAGTGATGGCAAGTCTGTGCAAAACCCAAAAGCTGAAGCAGATAATGTGGAGGGGACATTCGAT CTGAGCaagaaaaaacagctgactTTAGAGTTGGGCAATATCGACGGCACCTACAACTTCAGC TTCCACATGGTGTTTGGCTCAAAGGCAGAGGGCCTGTACAGCCTGAAGTTCCACTACTGTCAGAACAGGGAGCCAGGGATCGACAGGCCCTACTCATTCACG GTGGAAGTGACGGAGAAGAATCCTGGTGCTTACCTCTCTGCAGCTGAAATCCCTCTGTCTCGCCTTTACCTTTGTATGGCTGGAGTTTTCTTCGCTGCTGCTGTTGTCTGGGTGTACAATCTCATGAAGCACAG ttacaGTGTGTTTAAGATCCACTGGCTGATGGCAGCGCTAGCATTCACCAAGTCCACGTCATTGTTTTTCCACAGC GTCAACTATCACTTCATCAACACTGAAGGGCATCCTATTGAAGGCTGGGCCGTCATGTATTACATAACACACCT GCTCAAGGGGGCTCTCCTGTTCATCACACTGGCGCTGATTGGTACCGGCTGGGCTTTCGTTAAATACATCCTGTCCGACAAGGAGAAGAAGATCTTCATGATCGTCATTCCTCTGCAG GTCCTGGCCAATGTCGCCTACATCATCATTGAGTCTACAGAGGAAGGCTCCAGCGAATACTATGTGTGGAAAGAGATCCTCTTTCTGGTCGACCTTATTTGCTGCGGAGCCATCCTTTTCCCTGTTGTCTg GTCGATCCGTCACCTACAAGAGGCTTCTAGCACCGATGGCAAAG CTGCCATGAATTTGGAGAAGCTCAAGCTCTTCCGGCATTATTACGTGATG attGTGTGTTACATCTACTTTACAAGGATCATAGCCATTCTGCTCAAGATCACTATGCCTTTCCAGTGGCAGTGGTGCTATGAG TTTCTGGTGGAGGTGTCCACTCTGATCTTTTTTGTGTTGACGGGCTACAAGTTTCGCCCAGCATCCAATAACCCCTACCTGCAGCTTCCCCAGGACGAGGACGACGTAGAGAACGATGAAGT agtgaCCGAGTCAGGCGCACTTGAAGGCATTTCCAAAGTCAAGAAGACCTCCAACGGACGCGAGCACCAGAAAGAGTCCACCTTGTGA